A region of the Stutzerimonas stutzeri genome:
CACATACAGTTCATCTTCAATGTCAATTCTCGAAACCGAATTGTATATGAAAAAATGAACGTTCGGATTGATTATGTTCTTTTTAAAAAAACACAAGTCTGCATGTTTTGGCAAGAAAACAACTAAAGGCCACTTCGTACTATTAGATATTTTTGAAAAAGTCGCTTTTCTTCTTTCTATGTAGCTTTCTTGTGCATCTGGCATCCAAAAATATGGATCTAAAAACGTGTAAAACTTAGGTTTTATGATCTCGTAAAAATCAGAGTCTGCAAAATGATTGACACAAAAGAAATCAGCCTTCTCTTTGATTACATTTTCTAAATCTTCTTTTAAAGAGGGTCCATTACCCAAAACACAACACTCATCAGACAAATCCAAGTGGATTTTATTACGGAGTACCTTACTTGAAAAACTGGAATTCTTTGACATCGAAATAAGCAACAAAACCAGACTGGGCATCGATTTAAATAAAAGAGAGAACCAAAATCTAATCATTTAATTTAATTCTTTTTAAGATGAACTAACAAATCTTGCAGAGAGTCTATTTTAAAATCTGCATTTTCAAAATCATACATAGATTCCGACCAATTCCGAACAAAACAAAAATCCAAACCAGCCCGATTTGCAGCTTCGTAATCATACCGGCTGTCTCCAAAGAAAAGAGCTGGCTGCATAATATTTCCACGGCTGATCTCTCGTGACAATATTTCGTCCTTATTTGTGGGGCTGCCGTATATTCCCCCATCGAAAAGATGGCTTAATTTACGAACAGCAAAAACATTACGCAATTCTTCTTCATCACCACCAGAAACTATCAACCAGCTTATATGTTTTGTCATCAATCTTAGTTCGTTAAGTCTTGGCGCAACCTCGCACGAGAGCAGCCCGCTCCACACTTCTGAAGTATATGCCTTTAACAGACTAGAAATATCTACTCTTATTTCTTTTTCGATAAAGCTCGATATGAATTTTTCAAATTTCTTATACCGTGAAATACCTCCATTCTTGACGTGATAATCAATTAACTTGAGCGCAGCCTCTTCACCATAAGGTAATGCCGCATTATAAAATGCCTGAGTTTTTACTATATTGGAGTTCAAAACAACTCCATCACAATCAAAAATTAAAGTCTTGTATTTTTCAAAATTCACAGTTATATATCCGCTTTAAAGCCTTTTCAACTGGCGCTACATCATCACGTACATCTACAGCTAGACTTCCACCTGAGGTTTCAACCATCAAAATTTCTTTGTCCATTTCAAAATACCGCAAAATTTCGATATCCTCAGACGCCTCAAGCTCACTTTTTCTCCCAAAATCTCGGAATTCAAGCAACTCCTTACG
Encoded here:
- a CDS encoding HAD family hydrolase is translated as MNFEKYKTLIFDCDGVVLNSNIVKTQAFYNAALPYGEEAALKLIDYHVKNGGISRYKKFEKFISSFIEKEIRVDISSLLKAYTSEVWSGLLSCEVAPRLNELRLMTKHISWLIVSGGDEEELRNVFAVRKLSHLFDGGIYGSPTNKDEILSREISRGNIMQPALFFGDSRYDYEAANRAGLDFCFVRNWSESMYDFENADFKIDSLQDLLVHLKKN